A single region of the Gossypium arboreum isolate Shixiya-1 chromosome 12, ASM2569848v2, whole genome shotgun sequence genome encodes:
- the LOC108478348 gene encoding universal stress protein PHOS32, giving the protein METVMEDEEYNYREVILPSLVPVVPEPALERETGERRRGRDILIAIDHGPKSKHAFDWALIHFLRLADTIHLVHAVSSVRNDVVYEISQALMEKLAVEAFEVTMVRTKARIVEGDAGKVICKEAERLKPAAVVMGTRGRSLIQSVFQGSVSEYCFHNCKSAPVIIVPGKEAGDESLI; this is encoded by the exons ATGGAGACGGTGATGGAAGATGAAGAGTACAATTACAGAGAAGTAATTTTGCCTTCGCTGGTCCCAGTAGTCCCAGAGCCAGCACTAGAGAGGGAAACAGGGGAGAGAAGGAGAGGCAGAGATATACTCATTGCTATTGATCACGGCCCCAAGAGCAAACACGCCTTTGATTGGGCTCTTATTCACTTCCTCAGGCTTGCTGATACCATCCATCTTGTCCATGCTGTTTCCA GTGTCAGAAACGATGTGGTTTATGAAATTAGTCAAGCTCTTATGGAGAAGTTAGCGGTCGAGGCTTTTGAGGTTACCATG GTGAGGACTAAAGCTCGAATAGTCGAAGGGGATGCCGGTAAGGTAATTTGCAAGGAAGCAGAGAGGTTGAAGCCAGCAGCAGTGGTTATGGGAACTCGTGGTAGAAGCTTAATTCAAAG TGTATTTCAAGGAAGTGTAAGCGAGTATTGCTTCCACAACTGCAAATCCGCACCCGTAATAATCGTACCTGGGAAAG AAGCTGGAGATGAATCACTGATATAG